The DNA window GCGAGTGGGTGGTGGTGTAGGTGGAAGGGAAGCTTCTAGAAAccagttttgtttatttcatcatCTACCTTTCTCAGACCCCAAAATCTCATGAGTGGGAAAATGTGGGGCTTGTAGAGACAAAAAcaataaaccaaaccaaaaccccaaCCCCCCAAAGCCCGATTTTCAATACAGGAATCAGTCAACGCCCTGCTGAGGATGTCTCGCTTCTTGCCCAGATTCTCGCCCCCGCCCCTACCTCCTGATGAAGACCCAAAGCTGGTGAGATGGGACAGCAGCACCCCTCTGTTTCTGTCTTCCTAATTGTGCTGCTGTCCCAGCGGTCCCTGTATCTTCCCATGCTGAGTGGTCCAGTTCCTGGGGCAGGGGGTCCCCTTGTCATTCTTCAGCCCCCAGCCTGAGGAGAACCCAGGTGAGCGACAAGCAGGACAGTGGGAGGAACGCAGGGGGCCTGCCGGCCATTGGCTGACGTGCAGAGGGGGCAAAAGGCAGCTGCAGGCCTTTGAGAACTTCTGCCATGATTCCTTCACACCTCTCAGAGCTTACTCCTCACTGTCCAAGAGTGCGGCCACCTGCCCCCTGTGCCCCTGGCCAGTGTCACTCAAGGTGTACGGTGTGTAAGAAACACATCGAACACTTAGAATGGAAAGGGAAtgcaaaatatttcagtaataatGTTTATATTGATTACGAGTTAAAATGATGATATTGTTGATAAACTGGGTTACAAATATAGTATTTAAATTAAttctgcttgtttctttttacctttttttaacgtggcattagaaatttttaaatcccATCTGTGGCTTATCATCTATTTCTATGGGGCGGGCTGACTTAACTGCAGCTTCTCGGGGTTGGAGGGGGCCCTGGAGGCCAACGGCAGCCCCGtgaaacagatgagaaaactgaggcccagggagcagagggacCGGGGCAAAGGCACCCAGTGAATATGCAGCAGAATTTGCAGCTAGTCCTGGGGTCCAGTCTCCTTCCTCCTTGTACCTCTGGGTGTAGGGTTGAGCCACAGGCTCCCCCATTCAGAATGTAAGGGCATCCGCCGGCCCTAGAAATGCTCTCACTGGGTATGTCCAGGCAGTGAGGACCTTCTTTCCTTGGTGGGAATTTCCGAGACCACTGTCAGGTCTGGGGATACAGCCCAATCTGGGCAGAGCCTCAGGTAGGCCTGATGTGGCTGGAGGACAGCACTGCCTTGGCCCCAGAAGAAGTAGCAATGCTTCCAAGCATCCCATCTGCAGTAGGAAACAACTTCTTACCTCAAAGGGTAGATGGCCACGGGAACTGAAATGACCACATAAAACGCTGGCCTCTGCCTGGCCCTGGGTCAGTCTGGTCCTACCAGCTATGGCGCTATTGCTCCTGGCTGGCATCCTGTCCTGCAGCGCGGGGCTCGTGGAGAGCGGAGAAGCTCCAGGGCCCGGCACGCACCCAGCATAGAGCAGGCGCTCCAAGCACATGGACAGCATCGAGCTAGATTCTTACCCACACTCAGCTGAGTTCCCTTCCCGAAGGTCAGCTCAGGGGTCCCAATGGTCATGCAGAAGTAGATGCCACTGTCTGCAGGCTTCACGCTTGTGAGATTGAGAATGGAGCGGGTTGCTTCCGGAAACACAGTGAGCTTCTCCTGGTCCACCTCTTGGCCATACACAATCCCTTTTACGGAATCCCAGAAGGCCAGGAACTCGTGGTGACTGTCCGAGCTCGGAGCCTGGCGCTGTCTCAGCCAGTAGATGCGCGTGCTAGTGGGGGAGGTTTTGGCTTCACAGGACATTGTCACCATTTGTTTGGTCTGAATCATGATGGACGCAGGCACCTGCTGGAGCGCCGAGCTGCCACGCAACGCTGGGagaagcagaaggggcagagatcATCAGCACGTTGTCCCAGCCACGGTTGTGGGGCTTCAGGGACACAGAGTCAAGCATGGAAGGAGAGCCGTGGAAGAACCAGTCCAGTTGCAGGGCCAGGGGCTGTGCGACCTGCCTCGGGTGGCTCCCCGACTCAGAGCTCGAacaccccacctcccagcagaCCATCCGCAAGGCTGGTGTTTCCTCTGACCGGCTTTACAGAGGGCACAGGGGCATAGCTGCCATTTATTGATTGCTTATATGCCCGGCTCTTCGTGTAAATGATCTTAATCCAATCTCAAACTTATTTGGGGATATTTATCCCCattacacagatgaggaaactgaggcctgaagtTACTTGTTCAAAGTCCCACCAACAGCTAGTAAgtgagctgggattcaaactcaaaAGATTCAAATTCTTGAAGTCAAAGCCGGTTGCCTTTCACCTTGTCCTGCTGCCACTCTCTGGACAGACCCTCAACAGGCTCCAAGCAGGTACGGGAGACTCAGCAGCCCGGAGGGGCCCCAAATCAGAGCCCGAGCCCGGGGCTGGTCTGGCCAATCTAAAAGAGGGCCAGCCGCCCTTTCTGCAAGATATGCTCAAGCACGCTCAAGCAAGAGGAACCGCTATTGTCACAGGTGCTACTACAGCCTGTCAGAGTGTGACAGGTCGCTGGCTCCCCGTTCCCGCAGGAAAGGACAGACAGCCCGGAAACAGCCCGGGGATTTCATTTTAGTCTCACAGTGGGAAGCATCGATGAGTAGGGGATTGTTCATGGAGAACTAGACCAGAACGCGGAGACCTGGCCTTGAACCCAGCTTCTGCCCCCTACCCGCGGTGGGACTGCAGGAAGTCAAGGAGCCTGTCTCTGCCCTTTAAGAGGAGGGCAGCTTGGGGGCACTGTCCTGCTTGCCTGCGAGGGTTAGAACGTCCAAAAAACCCACTGCAAACTGTAAAGCGCTGTACACGGGTACATCATTGTCTACGTGGCTCACACACCAGGGGTTGTTACAGGCACCAGATGACATCTTAGGACAGATGTGAACGGGTCCTTCACAGCCAAGTCCAACACCCTGAATCTGACCTGGTGAGCCTTCCATGTTagcagtggggcagagggagatccTACAGCCCGGGGCAGAGACTCAGGAACTGCGAGGCACGGGAGGGCACAGGAGTCccgagggtgtgtgtgtgtgtgtgtgtgtgtgtgtgtgtgtgtgtgtacctaagGGGAGCTAGCCTACTGAGGCAGCGGCCTAGAGTCACCATCCTGCCGATGCTTGTGTCTCGGCTTCACGGCCCCATAGTGGGCCATAAATGTAAGCTTTTGCACTCCACTGACAGGCCACTCTGAGCTTCTGCGTGCATCCCGAAtgacaaggggcctggtgcccacATGCCTGCtggccttctcttttctccctaaACACCGTCCTGCCTTTTCAGCAGAGTACAGCTTCTTCGCTGTTTCCGGGTCACTGACATCTTGGGGGAGGTAATAAGAGACGAGGATGCCAATCTTCACTGAACTGTGCCCAGCACGGTGCATGCATTATGTCACGTAATCCTCACCAGATCCTGTTTTCCACCCATTTTACgcatgaggaaacagaggcccaggaaAGCTAAGGacatgctcaaggtcacacagcctgtatGTGGTGGACccagattcaaatccaggtctgggCCCCAGAACCTGAGCTTTGAGCCACTCCCTGAATCAAGGAGACCTGTGATTCCCTCCTGGATCGCCGTCATGCCCCCCTGTGCACATAGTGGGTCTGCAAATATGCAGACTCCTGAAGTTCTTGCAAGAAAGCCCAGAAGCGACTCTTCTAGGGATAAAGGGGCCCAAAAGCACCCTGGGCTTTGTGTGTAAGTTCCCCTTCCTGTGTCCTGACTTGCAGGCTTGCTAGCTGCGACACACCCTGGTCTCTCTCGTGGCTCTGGAGGCTGAACACCCGGCAGGGGCAAGTCTATCTCTGTGCCGGACGCAGAGCCAGGCCTCCCTACCCATGCGGTCTCATGTGATTCATTTCACCCTCTCCCAGTGATCCCGCACTCAGAAGGACCTGCTGTTTCTAAAAGGATCAGCAACAGCAGCTGGTTTTGAATGGCCTGGACTAGCTTCTATTTGAGATGCGGTTGAGCTCACCGCGTCAGAGCAGGGGGCTGGCAGACCTTGTCACCGTTGGCAGGATGACTAGCTTTGGGCTTTTTGGGGAAGAGAGCAATCAACCGCAGGTTAGTGGGGAGCCTGGAGTGTGGAGGAGCTTCTCCCAAAAGGCAGCCTGGTTGGGCTTATGAGAGGGACAGTGCAGACTCCCTGCTACATTCCGATGGCAACATTCCGAGTCCCGCATGGCTGGCTGGTTCTGGGAGCCTTagcacacagcacacacaagcc is part of the Ursus arctos isolate Adak ecotype North America unplaced genomic scaffold, UrsArc2.0 scaffold_8, whole genome shotgun sequence genome and encodes:
- the CD8B gene encoding T-cell surface glycoprotein CD8 beta chain; this translates as MQPGLWLLLAAQLAALRGSSALQQVPASIMIQTKQMVTMSCEAKTSPTSTRIYWLRQRQAPSSDSHHEFLAFWDSVKGIVYGQEVDQEKLTVFPEATRSILNLTSVKPADSGIYFCMTIGTPELTFGKGTQLSVVDVLPTTAQPTRKPSTKKKVCRSPSPVAQKGLSCGPLILGLLVAGVLLLLVSLGVAIHLHCLQRKARLRLLKQFYK